The nucleotide sequence GTAGGCGAGTTCGGCCGTGCGGTCGACGTCGTGCTCGAGGCTGCGCTCTTCGGCGATGCCCTTGCGCAGCCCGGCGACGTAGCCGGTGGAGATGTGGACGACGTGCGGGTCGGAGCCGGCGGCCAGCAGCGCGCGGTACAGCGACTCGGGGCCGGAGACGTTGGAGGCGAACGCCTCGTCGATGGGCAGGTCGAACGACACCGTCGAGGCGGAGTGGATGACGACGTCGACACCGTCGGGCAGCGGCGGCAGCGCGCCGAGGTCGCCCTCGAGGACGGTGACCCGCGCGCGGTACTGCCGCTCGGCCTCTTCTTCACCGACGGCCGCGCGCCAGGTGCCGAAGACCGGCTTGCGGAACAGCCGGTCGATGCGGTCCTGCGCGCTGAGCGCCCCGCGCGGGCGGACGATCAGGCTCATCCGGGTGTCGGGGTAGGTCGACAGCAGCTTCTCGAGCAGGGCCTGGCCGACGAAGCCGGTCGCGCCGGTGAGGAGAACGTGTGCGCCGTGCAAGGTCGAGGTTCCTCCGGTGGCCGTGGCGGCGCTCACCGGCGGGATCCCAGGGCATCGCGTCCGGCCCGTGCCAGGTCGAAGTCAGATGCCATGCGCCCTCCCCAGGCAGGTGCCGCCGCTCGGTCGAGCTGCATTTTTAGTTACCCGTGCCGTCGGCCGGCGGCCCTTGTCGAAGTCCAGGGGGTGCCGATGACCCCATACGCCGTGCAGACAATACACAGAATGTAGCCCTTCGCGGGCATGGCCATCGTATCGCTACTGGTGAGCTGGTCACCTTTCCCTTGTGGGACTCCCCGCTGTCTTGGACCTCGCGGTCGGCGAGGCGAGCGCGCCGGGCAGCGGCTCGCGGTGCACGACGGTCAGCGACGACACCGCGCGGGTGAGCACGACGTAGAGGCGGCGCAGCCCGGCCGGCTCGGCCGCGACGATGGCGGCCGGCTCGACGACGACCACGTGGTCGTACTCGAGGCCCTTCGCCAGGGTGGCCGGCACCAGCGTGATCCGGGCGTCGTCGGCGAGGTGGCCGTAGTCGAGGCCGGCGGCGTCGAGCGCGGCCTCCATGTCCGGGACGGCGGCGTCGGCGACGATGACGCCGAGTGACCCCTCGCGGGACGCGACATCGACAGCGGCGACGGCGACGGCTTCCCGCAGGTCTCCGGCCGCGTCGACCAGGTCGAGCCGGCCGGGGTTGGACCGGACCGGCTCCGGTGGCGCGATTCCCGGTGCGATGACCGGCAGCAGCCGCCCGGCGAACTCCACCACGGCCGCGGGCACGCGGTAGCCCTTGCGCAGCACCTCAAGGTGGGCGTCGTCGTGGGCGAGGTGGCGCAGCGCCTCCGGCCAGGACGGCGTCGCCCACGGCGTGGTGCCCTGGGCGATGTCGCCGAGGACGGTGAGCGAGCCGGTGCCGGCGCGGCGGCCGACGGCGCGCAACTCCATGGGGGAGAGGTCCTGCGCCTCGTCCAGCACCACGTGCCCGACGCCGGGGACCCGCTCCAGCGCCGCGGCGGCCTCGTCGACCAGGACGGCGTCAGCGTGCGACCACGGCGCGGTCTTCGGGCCGCGGGCGGGCTTGCGCCACAGCAGGCGGCGCTGCTCGTCGTCGTCCAGGATGCCAGCCGCCGCGGTGGCGAGCAGGTCCGGCTCGCTGAGCAGCCGCATGACCAGCTTGACCGGGTCCAGCGCCGGCCACAGCTCGTCGACGTGCGCCTTGACCGGCCGGGACCGGGCGACGGCGTTCTGGACGCGGTCGTCGGTGATCTCGCCGGCCGCCTCCATGCGCAGCAGGATCCGGTGCGCCAGCCGCTGGCCGAGCAGCGATCGGGCCGTCGTGTAGCCGTCGCCGCGCTCGCGCAGCGTCCGGATCGCGTCGGCGACCTCGTGCACCGGGACCCGCCAGCGCCGGGTGCCGCGGGGCACGTAGAGCGTGTCGGCGGGCTCCTGGACGTGCGACCAGATCGCGTTGCGGACGACCTCGGCCAGGCGGGCGTCGCCCTTGAGCGTCGCCGTCTCCGGGTCGTCGGTGCCCCTGATCGGGACCGTCTCGACCAGCTCGGCGACGGTGACCTGGCGGACGTCGACCTCGCCGAGCGTCGGCAGCACCTGGGCGATGTAGTGCAGGAACGCCTGGTTCGGCCCGATGACCAGCACGCCGGTGCGCGACAGCCGGTCGCGGTAGGCGTGCAGCAGGAACGCCGCCCGGTGCAGCCCGACGGCGGTCTTGCCGGTGCCTGGCGCGCCCTGCACGCACACCGTCCGGTCGAGCGAGGCGCGGACCACCTCGTCCTGCTCAGGCTGGATGGTGGCGACGATGTCGCGCATCGGCCCGACGCGCGGCCGCTCGATCTCCTCGGTGAGGATGCGGCTGGTGATGTCGGTCTCGCCCGGGTCGAGCAGGTGCTCGTCCTCGTACGAGGTCAACTCGCCGCCGGCGAACCCGTAGCGGCGGCGCAGCGTGACGCCATGCGGGTCGTCGCGGGTGGCCCGGTAGAACGCCCGCGACACGTCCGCCCGCCAGTCGACCACCATGGGGTCGCCGTCGCCGTCCATGACGTGGCGCCGCCCGATGTGAAAGGTCTCGGCGTGGTCGTCGTCGGTGCGGTCGATGCGGCCGAAGAACAGCGGCAGCGACGGGTCGTCCTCCAGCGCCTTCGCCCGCCGGTACAGCGCGGCCTTGAGGTATTCCGTCGAGACGTGGTCGCCGCCCTGCGCCGTCAGCGACAGGGTGTGCTCGCGCATCGAGTTGAGATCGGCGCGCGAGCGGCTCAGATGGTCCCGCTCGGTCTGCAGGACGGGGTCGACGGACACGGGTGGCCTCCCAGGGCTCGGCGGAAGATGGCGCTTTCCGACGGCCCGGTGGTCCGGTCCGGTCGCGAAGGGCATGGGAGCTTAGCCCAGACTGCCCGGGCGTGTCCACTCGAATGCGGTCGCGCCGGGCGTCAGCTGTCGCGGAG is from Jiangella alkaliphila and encodes:
- a CDS encoding HelD family protein: MPFATGPDHRAVGKRHLPPSPGRPPVSVDPVLQTERDHLSRSRADLNSMREHTLSLTAQGGDHVSTEYLKAALYRRAKALEDDPSLPLFFGRIDRTDDDHAETFHIGRRHVMDGDGDPMVVDWRADVSRAFYRATRDDPHGVTLRRRYGFAGGELTSYEDEHLLDPGETDITSRILTEEIERPRVGPMRDIVATIQPEQDEVVRASLDRTVCVQGAPGTGKTAVGLHRAAFLLHAYRDRLSRTGVLVIGPNQAFLHYIAQVLPTLGEVDVRQVTVAELVETVPIRGTDDPETATLKGDARLAEVVRNAIWSHVQEPADTLYVPRGTRRWRVPVHEVADAIRTLRERGDGYTTARSLLGQRLAHRILLRMEAAGEITDDRVQNAVARSRPVKAHVDELWPALDPVKLVMRLLSEPDLLATAAAGILDDDEQRRLLWRKPARGPKTAPWSHADAVLVDEAAAALERVPGVGHVVLDEAQDLSPMELRAVGRRAGTGSLTVLGDIAQGTTPWATPSWPEALRHLAHDDAHLEVLRKGYRVPAAVVEFAGRLLPVIAPGIAPPEPVRSNPGRLDLVDAAGDLREAVAVAAVDVASREGSLGVIVADAAVPDMEAALDAAGLDYGHLADDARITLVPATLAKGLEYDHVVVVEPAAIVAAEPAGLRRLYVVLTRAVSSLTVVHREPLPGALASPTARSKTAGSPTRER